Proteins from a genomic interval of Zingiber officinale cultivar Zhangliang chromosome 2A, Zo_v1.1, whole genome shotgun sequence:
- the LOC122042270 gene encoding uncharacterized protein LOC122042270: protein MVAASTAVLLSPPPSVALKPILPTLNHTSFPSKPTPSSRPPTTTKLFASSSSSSSSSRTVSPKSPTTSSGGEAREKEKVFFDGGAHYGDLVANLLLGFTLLWLPLTLAAVSRAFFLRYRFTDRRVTVISGFTGQDRSDFPYSSIQDVQIVPRFIGEWGDLVITLKDGTKVDLRSVPKFREISKYCLSMADGSTTSEAKGGAPPRGF, encoded by the coding sequence ATGGTCGCCGCCTCCACCGCCGTCCTCCTCTCTCCACCGCCCTCCGTCGCCCTCAAACCCATCCTCCCCACCCTAAACCACACCTCCTTCCCTTCTAAGCCCACTCCTTCCTCTCGCCCCCCAACCACCACAAAGCTcttcgcctcctcctcctcctcctcctcctcgtcgcGGACTGTCTCCCCCAAATCCCCCACCACCTCATCCGGCGGCGAGGCCAGGGAGAAGGAAAAAGTATTCTTCGACGGAGGTGCCCACTACGGGGACCTCGTCGCCAACCTCCTCCTAGGGTTCACCCTCCTCTGGCTCCCCCTCACCCTGGCCGCCGTCTCCCGCGCCTTCTTCCTCCGCTACCGCTTCACCGACCGCCGAGTCACCGTCATCTCCGGTTTCACCGGACAGGACCGCAGCGACTTCCCCTACTCGTCCATCCAGGACGTCCAGATCGTGCCCAGATTCATCGGCGAGTGGGGGGATCTGGTGATCACCCTCAAGGACGGCACCAAGGTGGATCTCCGGAGCGTGCCCAAGTTCCGGGAGATCTCCAAGTACTGCCTCTCCATGGCCGATGGCTCAACGACGTCGGAGGCGAAGGGCGGTGCGCCGCCGAGAGGATTTTGA